Proteins from a genomic interval of Amycolatopsis sp. cg13:
- a CDS encoding MmgE/PrpD family protein, with amino-acid sequence MGTFSPVEEAAARLVTDLTFDAIPAEAVAGTRRLLQDQLALQVGSAALPWSQAVLEATRAAHVPGNAHVVATGDAMSAADAAFLNATFGHGFEYDDAHRSSSAHPGSCVISAALAVGEELGSDLRDVLTAIVAGYEVYTRIGKLANPDLLVRGFHPHGLLSTFGAAAVVAKLRGFDLETTGHALSIALSHASGTTEYTSGGGSIKRVHSGIGTRGGIRAAELAGAGITGPTTFLTGSKGFFRTFAAVEVGDEHAAAFGLGETFEISRVWLKPYCCCGINHAYIDGARQLAGDADRIESVLLGIQTGGDVVIGNQNRNAYAPKIIEHLQYSLPFQFALSALGRGNGFSTHQAYLAGKLDLGEDSDVAALARKVKIEVRPDLDEQYPGRWVADLTVTYQDGTGEHVFVDNPAGTAENPMSQADLDAKFHDVLSSALSEDQRAALLHAIKDGDLDQPAAEFAKLLRA; translated from the coding sequence GTGGGTACCTTCTCTCCCGTCGAAGAAGCCGCGGCGCGGCTCGTCACCGACCTGACCTTCGACGCGATCCCGGCCGAAGCCGTCGCCGGGACCCGTCGGCTGCTGCAGGACCAGCTCGCCCTCCAGGTGGGCAGCGCGGCGCTGCCGTGGAGCCAAGCCGTGCTGGAAGCGACCAGGGCGGCACACGTCCCCGGAAACGCGCACGTCGTCGCGACCGGCGACGCGATGAGCGCGGCCGACGCGGCGTTCCTCAACGCCACCTTCGGCCACGGCTTCGAGTACGACGACGCGCACCGGTCCAGTTCCGCGCATCCGGGCAGCTGCGTGATCTCCGCGGCCCTGGCCGTCGGCGAAGAACTCGGCTCCGACCTGCGCGACGTGCTCACCGCCATCGTCGCGGGATACGAGGTCTACACCCGGATCGGCAAGCTGGCGAACCCCGACCTCCTCGTGCGCGGGTTCCATCCGCACGGCCTGCTGTCGACCTTCGGCGCCGCCGCGGTGGTCGCCAAACTGCGCGGATTCGACCTGGAGACCACCGGGCACGCGCTCTCGATCGCGCTCAGCCACGCCTCCGGCACCACCGAGTACACCTCCGGCGGCGGTTCGATCAAACGCGTGCACTCGGGCATCGGAACCCGCGGGGGCATCCGCGCGGCCGAACTCGCCGGAGCCGGGATCACCGGCCCGACCACCTTCCTGACCGGTTCGAAGGGCTTCTTCCGCACCTTCGCCGCAGTGGAGGTCGGCGACGAGCACGCGGCCGCCTTCGGGCTCGGCGAGACCTTCGAGATCTCCCGCGTCTGGCTCAAGCCCTACTGCTGCTGCGGGATCAACCACGCCTACATCGACGGCGCCCGGCAGCTGGCCGGAGACGCGGACCGGATCGAGTCGGTGCTGCTGGGCATCCAGACCGGCGGGGACGTGGTGATCGGCAACCAGAACCGCAACGCGTATGCGCCGAAGATCATCGAGCACCTCCAGTACAGCCTCCCGTTCCAGTTCGCGCTGTCGGCGCTGGGGCGCGGCAACGGGTTCTCGACGCATCAGGCTTACCTGGCCGGGAAACTGGACCTCGGCGAAGACAGCGACGTCGCCGCGCTGGCCCGGAAGGTGAAAATCGAGGTGCGGCCGGACCTGGACGAGCAGTACCCCGGGCGCTGGGTCGCGGACCTGACGGTGACCTATCAGGACGGCACGGGCGAGCACGTGTTCGTGGACAACCCCGCCGGGACGGCGGAAAACCCGATGTCGCAGGCGGATCTGGACGCGAAGTTCCACGACGTGCTGTCCTCGGCGCTGAGCGAGGACCAGCGGGCCGCACTGCTGCACGCGATCAAGGACGGCGACCTCGACCAGCCGGCCGCCGAGTTCGCCAAGCTGCTGCGGGCCTGA
- a CDS encoding aldehyde dehydrogenase, translating to MPAQPQLWQGHYDKLFLGGRWTAPASGRRFDVVSPSTEEVLARVADGVESDMDAAVAAARHAFDHGPWPRLPLEERIAVLRKLSAALAEHETDIAQLVSAEMGCPITLSTKMQAIGPRLLLDAFLDLAPDYPWQDTRRSATGHALVTREPVGVVAAIVPWNAPLLITMIKLAPALLAGCTMVLKPSPETPLDAYLLGHLLEEIGLPDGVVNIVPAGREVSEYLVRHRGVDKVSFTGSTAAGRRIGALCGQDLRRCTLELGGKSAAVLLDDADLDAAIAAVRAVSLRNTGQVCSNKTRIVVSRSRRDELHDRLVDLIGSMPVGDPFDPATEIGPLASAAQRTRVEGYLADGKASGASLLIGGGRPDGLERGWYVSPTVFADVDPGAKIAQEEIFGPVLTVHAFDTEDEAVAIANNSDYGLNGSVFSADPEHALAVARRIRTGTVEVNGNPVGFTAPIGGFKNSGIGREAGPEGFDAYVELKSYGLPLS from the coding sequence ATGCCCGCACAGCCCCAGCTGTGGCAAGGCCACTACGACAAGCTTTTCCTCGGCGGGCGGTGGACGGCCCCGGCGTCCGGCCGGCGCTTCGACGTGGTTTCCCCTTCCACGGAGGAAGTCCTCGCCCGGGTGGCCGACGGCGTTGAATCGGACATGGACGCGGCAGTCGCCGCAGCGCGCCATGCGTTCGACCACGGCCCGTGGCCCCGCCTGCCGCTCGAAGAGCGGATCGCCGTGCTGCGCAAGCTCAGCGCCGCTCTGGCCGAGCACGAGACCGACATCGCGCAGCTGGTCAGCGCCGAGATGGGCTGCCCGATCACGCTGTCGACGAAGATGCAGGCGATCGGCCCGCGACTGCTGCTCGACGCGTTCCTCGATCTCGCGCCGGACTACCCGTGGCAAGACACCCGCCGGTCCGCGACCGGCCACGCACTCGTCACGCGGGAGCCCGTCGGGGTGGTCGCCGCGATCGTGCCGTGGAACGCACCGTTGCTGATCACCATGATCAAGCTCGCGCCCGCCCTGCTGGCCGGCTGCACCATGGTGCTCAAGCCCTCGCCGGAAACCCCGCTCGACGCGTACCTCCTCGGCCATCTCCTGGAAGAAATCGGGCTGCCCGACGGAGTGGTCAACATCGTCCCGGCGGGGCGGGAAGTCAGCGAATATCTCGTCCGGCATCGCGGCGTGGACAAGGTGTCGTTCACCGGCTCCACCGCGGCCGGGCGGCGGATCGGCGCGTTGTGCGGCCAGGACCTGCGCCGCTGCACGCTCGAACTGGGCGGCAAGTCCGCGGCGGTACTGCTCGACGACGCCGACCTGGACGCCGCGATCGCCGCCGTCCGAGCCGTGTCGCTGCGCAACACCGGCCAGGTGTGCAGCAACAAGACCCGCATCGTAGTCTCCCGCTCGCGCCGGGACGAACTCCACGACCGGCTGGTGGACCTGATCGGGTCGATGCCGGTCGGCGATCCGTTCGACCCGGCGACCGAGATCGGCCCGCTCGCCAGCGCGGCGCAGCGCACCCGGGTCGAGGGCTATCTCGCCGACGGCAAGGCATCCGGCGCGTCGCTGCTGATCGGCGGCGGACGGCCGGACGGGCTGGAGCGCGGCTGGTACGTCTCCCCCACCGTGTTCGCCGACGTCGATCCGGGCGCGAAGATCGCCCAGGAGGAGATCTTCGGCCCGGTCCTGACCGTGCACGCCTTCGACACCGAGGACGAGGCGGTCGCCATCGCCAACAACTCGGACTACGGCCTCAACGGTTCGGTGTTCTCCGCCGACCCGGAGCACGCGCTGGCGGTCGCCCGGCGGATCCGCACCGGCACCGTCGAGGTCAACGGCAACCCGGTCGGCTTCACCGCGCCGATCGGCGGATTCAAGAACAGCGGCATCGGCCGCGAAGCGGGCCCCGAGGGCTTCGACGCCTACGTCGAGCTCAAGTCCTACGGCCTCCCCCTCTCCTGA
- a CDS encoding nitroreductase has protein sequence MTPDEALENLLVARWSCRAYQDRQVPRPVVERLLSLAQRTASWCNTQPWQVIVTSGAATERFRKAMTEWARENPAEFDFAPPAEYRGVYRERRRASGWQLYEAVGIERGDREASARQAFENFRFFGAPHVAIVTTDAVHDLYGAVDSGLYVGTFLLAAQSLGLGAIPQAALAGHATLIRQHFDIPDDRKILLGISFGYPDEDHPTNSYRTARAPLEEVVTWADE, from the coding sequence ATGACCCCTGACGAGGCACTCGAGAATCTGCTGGTCGCACGGTGGAGCTGTCGCGCCTACCAGGACCGGCAGGTGCCCCGGCCGGTCGTCGAGCGGCTGCTGTCGCTCGCGCAGCGGACGGCGTCGTGGTGCAACACCCAGCCCTGGCAGGTGATCGTCACCAGCGGCGCGGCGACCGAACGGTTCCGGAAAGCGATGACCGAGTGGGCGCGGGAGAACCCGGCCGAGTTCGACTTCGCCCCGCCCGCCGAATACCGCGGCGTGTACCGCGAACGGCGCCGCGCCAGCGGCTGGCAACTGTACGAAGCCGTCGGCATCGAACGCGGCGACCGGGAAGCATCCGCCCGGCAAGCGTTCGAGAACTTCCGCTTCTTCGGCGCCCCGCACGTCGCCATCGTCACCACCGACGCCGTGCACGACCTCTACGGAGCCGTCGACAGCGGGCTGTACGTCGGAACCTTCCTGCTGGCGGCGCAAAGCCTCGGGCTGGGCGCGATCCCGCAGGCCGCGCTCGCCGGGCACGCCACGCTGATCCGGCAGCACTTCGACATCCCGGACGACCGGAAGATCCTGCTCGGCATCTCGTTCGGCTACCCCGACGAGGACCATCCGACGAACAGCTACCGCACCGCTCGCGCGCCGCTGGAGGAAGTGGTGACCTGGGCCGACGAATGA
- a CDS encoding CaiB/BaiF CoA transferase family protein, producing the protein MQHKPLDGIRILEIGGYISLPFGTSMLCGLGAEVVKVEKPVVGEDFRRRMNNESPYFRQYNAGKRSLSVDLKTAEGIDLVKALVPRFDVVLENLRPGKLAAMGLGPDECRELRPDVVYGSVTGFGSTGPLADRPAYDTIGHAFGGLYSLFSDDGRPQLAGGLSADLVTGLTTAAGVLAALVGKLKTGQPQRMETSIMEAVSVLTADGITQAFELGRDPSRTSRHPQAQNFCVPTSTGEYLAVHLSSSQKFWQALCRALERTDLLEDPRFAEYRPREANYFELVPIVEAEFARKPKEHWERVLTEHDVPFAPVLSMTGYLDHPQVRHLDIADHQPDGLALLRPPWTFDGVRPDRSSVAATVGADSRAVASEVLAAEDVEKLFATGVLYES; encoded by the coding sequence ATGCAGCACAAGCCACTCGACGGCATCCGGATCCTGGAGATCGGGGGCTACATCTCGCTCCCGTTCGGGACCTCGATGCTGTGCGGCCTCGGCGCCGAGGTGGTGAAGGTGGAGAAGCCGGTCGTCGGCGAGGACTTCCGGCGCCGGATGAACAACGAAAGCCCGTACTTCCGCCAGTACAACGCGGGCAAGCGCAGCCTTTCGGTCGATCTCAAGACCGCCGAGGGGATCGACCTGGTCAAGGCGCTGGTGCCGCGCTTCGACGTGGTGCTCGAGAATCTCCGCCCCGGCAAGCTCGCCGCCATGGGCCTCGGTCCCGACGAGTGCCGGGAACTGCGCCCGGACGTCGTCTACGGCTCGGTCACCGGGTTCGGCTCCACCGGCCCGCTGGCCGACCGGCCCGCCTACGACACGATCGGGCACGCGTTCGGCGGGCTGTACTCGCTCTTCAGCGACGACGGGCGGCCGCAGCTCGCCGGTGGGCTGAGCGCGGACCTGGTCACCGGGCTGACGACGGCGGCGGGCGTTCTCGCCGCGCTGGTCGGCAAGCTGAAGACCGGGCAGCCCCAGCGGATGGAGACCTCGATCATGGAGGCGGTCAGCGTGCTCACCGCCGACGGCATCACGCAGGCCTTCGAACTCGGCCGCGATCCCAGCCGCACCAGCAGGCACCCGCAGGCGCAGAACTTCTGCGTGCCGACCTCCACAGGCGAGTACCTCGCGGTGCACCTGTCGTCGTCGCAGAAGTTCTGGCAGGCGCTGTGCCGCGCGCTGGAGCGCACCGATCTGCTCGAGGACCCGCGCTTCGCCGAGTACCGCCCGCGCGAGGCGAACTACTTCGAGCTGGTGCCGATCGTCGAGGCGGAGTTCGCGCGCAAACCCAAGGAACATTGGGAGCGCGTGCTCACCGAACACGACGTGCCGTTCGCGCCGGTGCTGTCCATGACCGGCTACCTCGACCACCCGCAGGTGCGGCACCTGGACATCGCCGACCATCAGCCGGACGGTCTCGCGCTGCTCCGGCCGCCGTGGACGTTCGACGGCGTGCGCCCGGACCGGTCTTCGGTCGCGGCGACGGTGGGCGCTGACTCCCGTGCGGTCGCGAGCGAGGTGCTGGCGGCCGAAGACGTCGAAAAGCTGTTCGCGACCGGCGTCCTGTACGAATCCTGA
- a CDS encoding GntR family transcriptional regulator, which translates to MADELARLRSGDRRQQLPEEVATYVRELIMSGDVKPGEFLRTEPIAEAVGVSNTPVREGLLSLRSEGFVELVPRRGFVVAPVSRQDVRDLFWAQAQFSAELAARAAKKITPEQVARLEAINEDFEKAAGAGDQEAITRLGHEFHRQLNLAADSHRLTLLLSSVVKHLPNRFYATIEGHVEHTLADHAELLQALRGRHARKARTIAERHILDGADNVVRMLEERGLWSEETE; encoded by the coding sequence GTGGCCGACGAACTGGCCCGGCTGCGCAGCGGCGACCGCCGCCAGCAGCTGCCCGAGGAAGTCGCGACGTACGTCCGTGAGCTGATCATGTCCGGCGACGTCAAGCCGGGCGAATTCCTGCGCACCGAACCCATCGCCGAGGCGGTCGGAGTCAGCAACACGCCCGTGCGCGAAGGGCTGCTCTCGTTGCGCAGCGAGGGTTTCGTGGAACTCGTGCCGCGCCGCGGGTTCGTCGTGGCCCCGGTGTCGCGCCAGGACGTGCGGGACCTGTTCTGGGCGCAGGCCCAGTTCTCCGCCGAACTGGCCGCGCGCGCCGCCAAGAAGATCACGCCGGAGCAGGTCGCGCGACTCGAAGCGATCAACGAGGATTTCGAGAAGGCCGCCGGAGCCGGGGACCAGGAAGCGATCACCCGGCTCGGCCACGAGTTCCACCGCCAGCTCAACCTGGCCGCCGACTCCCACCGGTTGACGCTGCTGCTCAGCTCCGTGGTCAAGCACCTGCCGAACCGCTTCTACGCGACGATCGAAGGCCACGTCGAGCACACCCTCGCCGACCACGCCGAGCTGCTGCAGGCATTGCGCGGCCGCCACGCCCGCAAGGCGCGCACGATCGCCGAACGGCACATCCTCGACGGAGCCGACAACGTCGTCCGGATGCTCGAGGAGCGCGGTCTCTGGTCGGAAGAGACGGAATAG
- a CDS encoding CoA ester lyase — protein sequence MKPYRSMLFVPGHKASWADKGLASGADALILDLEDSVPVAEKESARPVVAETIDRLHAQGVRPDVWVRPNASVSGIQGADLEAVIRPGLAGLFLPKVFDAEELIRIDAVVSHIEAREGLEAGSVGLIVSFETAVSMAHCEEIAAATPRVSSLLGATGPSADVGRELGFEFTPAGLETLYLRSRLVLAARAAGLHHPVAGVWQDIRDLDGARQFCADNKQLGYRGMVCIHPSHVAIANEVFTPTPEAVDHSRRLIEAFRAAEAAGSAAVDFEGQHVDIAHVKTAEGIVAQADAIAANA from the coding sequence ATGAAGCCGTACCGTTCCATGCTCTTCGTCCCCGGCCACAAGGCTTCCTGGGCCGACAAGGGTCTCGCGTCCGGTGCCGACGCGCTGATCCTCGACCTCGAAGACTCCGTCCCGGTCGCGGAAAAGGAGAGCGCGCGTCCGGTCGTCGCGGAGACGATCGACCGGCTGCACGCGCAGGGGGTGCGTCCCGACGTGTGGGTGCGGCCCAACGCGTCGGTCAGCGGCATCCAGGGCGCGGACCTCGAAGCGGTCATCCGGCCCGGACTGGCCGGGCTGTTCCTGCCGAAGGTGTTCGACGCCGAAGAACTGATCCGCATCGACGCGGTCGTGTCGCACATCGAGGCGCGCGAGGGGCTCGAAGCGGGCAGTGTCGGGCTGATCGTGAGCTTCGAAACCGCCGTGTCGATGGCGCACTGCGAGGAGATCGCCGCCGCGACGCCTCGGGTGTCCAGCCTGCTCGGCGCGACCGGCCCTAGCGCCGACGTCGGCCGCGAGCTGGGCTTCGAGTTCACCCCGGCCGGCCTGGAGACGCTGTACCTGCGCAGCAGGCTCGTGCTCGCCGCCCGCGCGGCCGGACTGCACCACCCGGTGGCCGGGGTGTGGCAGGACATCCGCGATCTCGACGGGGCGCGCCAGTTCTGCGCGGACAACAAGCAGCTGGGCTACCGCGGCATGGTGTGCATCCACCCGTCGCATGTGGCGATCGCCAACGAGGTGTTCACGCCGACGCCGGAGGCGGTCGATCACTCCCGACGGCTGATCGAGGCGTTCCGCGCGGCGGAGGCGGCGGGCAGCGCGGCGGTGGACTTCGAGGGCCAGCACGTCGACATCGCGCACGTGAAGACCGCGGAGGGGATCGTCGCGCAGGCGGACGCGATCGCGGCGAACGCTTGA